A stretch of DNA from Posidoniimonas polymericola:
CTGAAACGCTTCTGCAGCTTCGGCGAATCTTCGCTCGTCGCGAAGGATATAGCCAAGGTCTTCCGCGATGTATTGCCTATGGGGCGACAAGTTAAGTCCGTTTCGGAGAATGTTGATACCGACATCAGGGGCAATTCGTGAGTAAAAGAGTTCGTAGACCCCGAAGCAGTCAATTGGGACACCGCAGACCACATCGCCATCACATTCGTGGTGGTATCGAAATTCAATCTCACCGTCGCGCAGAAAGTATGCGTAATCGCTGATGCGTTCAGGAAGGCAGAGGTCCAAGTAGCAATCTTGGATTGTGCCGCCTGGAAGTACATGTTTCGCCTTCACGACGAAAAAGTCACTGATCTCGGATTCACGGAGGACTGCCGCATCGATTGGGTCGAATTCCCAATCGCGAATGTCGTCCGTGTCGGGTTCGAGTCCTTCGACCCGGCCAAAGATCGGAATTTCAGGGTGCTGAGTAAGAGCGTCGATGAATCGCATCGTTGTAAATTCAGCGGCAGAACGGCAGTCGTAACCGGGCACGAACGGAAGACCTTGATTTCAAATGCCGCGTGAATGAGTGCTCCGGTTCACGGCTTTGTTCTGCAGCATTCACGGTTGATTGGCGTACGCGCCGATGGTGTCCAAGTTAAACGCCAACCGCCCATCATTGTAACGCACTAGTGGCGACCAAGAGGTGTATTTTGGCACGTCAAGATGAAATTCAATCGGTGCGATTGTTGAAACTGGTTCCAATTCGAATGTCGAATTTGCGTTTTCATTTAGATGGCGTTGTACTACATCACATTCACGCGCGAGGTCGCCATCGGTAACGGCCAAAATCGCATCAGCGCGTAATTGTGGTGGGTCAGGAAATTTGCCAAGCATTGAAAATGGCGCACACCATTGAAGGACACGAACTGCCTCGCATGCCATCAGCGAAGGAATGGATTCGATTGTCGGCAATGTGTCAAGAGTTTTGCGAAGTGAATCAAAGGTCGCCCATTCAAATACGGGAATTCCGTACTTGGTCTCGGTGAGATACCCCGGCGGCGTGTATTGGCTCGATTTCCACGCACCTTCAAGCATCTTGGTAAACGCCGGAATCCAGACTACGTAATTTCCAACGCGTCGAATTGAGATATACCCGCCGGATTCACACCCCGGAAATCCACAGCAGTCGCAAACCAGCACTTGGGATGGGTCTTCATCGACGCCAGCACGGTCGATATTGTTGACGAGGCAGACGCCGTTTGAATGAAGTGCCTTGGTCGCAAACATTCCCAGCGACGAAGATGTGTAATCGAAGGTCACATCTCGGAGTTCGTAGGATTCGACATACCACATGTTGATGTTGCTGCAGAACTTGTTATTAGACAGAAACTTCTTCAGTAAGAACTGCATACTGAAGAAGGTCTTCAGTATGCGGGTTGACAGGGAGTTCGCGGACATGTATACATAAATACACTACCCGTCAACATCCCCGCAGAGGGCCTCGCGATGGCGCCAGTCTACCGGTGCGACCCGCAGGCGGCAAACGGCGTTGGGTTAACCAATCCACTCAAGTTGCTGGACCGAATGTTGAGTCAAGTTCTCCGCGCCTGAACCAGCCGTCGGGGAGGTCATTTGCGTCGACCGGCGCGGCGAGCATCCTTTCCAAGATCGCGGCGGGGCGCGACACTTCCCTTACCTCCCCTGAACCCGTCGCCTACGGCCCCAGCACTTCCGGCAGCCAGAGCGACAGCTGCGGCACGTAGGTGATGATCAGCAGCGCCACGACCATCGCGATGAAGAACGGGATCATCGGCCGCGCGACCTTGGCGATGGTGGTCTGGCCGACCCCGCAGCCGATGAACAGGCAGGTCCCCACCGGTGGCGTGCAGAGGCCGATGCACAGGTTCACGATGATCATGATGCCGAAGTGCACCGGGTCCATGCCGAGCTCCGTGACGACCGGCAGGAAGATCGGCGTGAAGATCAGCACCGCCGGCGTCATGTCCATGAACGCGCCGACGACCAGCAGCACCAGGTTGATGATCAGCAGGATCACCAGCGGGTTGTCCGACAGCGAGAGCATCGTGGCGCTGATGGTCTGCGGGATGTTCTGGTAGACCAGCACCCAGCTCATCGCCTGGCTGGCGCCGATCAAGAGGAAGATCACCGAGGTGGTGATGCCGGCCTTGAGCAGCATCTGCGGCAGGGCCGACAGCGGCGCCTCGCGGTAGATGACGAAGGTCAAGAGGAAGGCGTACAGTACGGCGATGGCGGCCGCCTCGGTGGGGGAGAACACGCCCCCCAAGATGCCGCCCATCACGATCACGATCAGCAGCAGGCTGGGGAAGGCGGCCCAGGCGGCGCGGATGATGTCGTCGAGCGAGGCCCGCACACCCTCGTGCTCGTCGCCCCGAAAGCCGGTGATCCAGCAGGCCAGCATCAGCAGCAGGCCGGTCAGGATGCCCGGCCCGATGCCGGCCAGGAAGAGCGAAGCGACCGAAACGTCGCCGGCGACCACCGCGAACACGATCATCACGTTGCTGGGCGGGATCATCAGCCCGGTGGTGGCGGCGGTGGTGGTGAGCGCGACGCTGGTGTCGCGGTCGTAGCCGTTGCGTTGCATTTCAGGGAGCATCATCCCGCCGACGCTCGACACCGCGGCGGTGGCCGAGCCGGAGATGGCGCCGAACAGCATGCAGGTGAGCGTGCAGACGTACGCCAGTCCGCCCTGCAGGTGGCCGACCAGCACGCTGGCGAAGTCGATGAGTCGCCGCGCCATGCCCCCCTCGCCCATCAGCTGGCCGGCGAGCACGAAGAACGGGATCGCCAGCAGCGAGAACTTGGCGATGCCGGCGCTCATCTTCTGGGCCACGATGTACCCGGTCGAGACATCGCCCAGCGACAAGATCGCCATGAACGCCGCGCCGCCGATCGCGATCGCCACGGGGACGTTCATCAGCAGCATCGCGAAGAACGCGACCACGATGATGATGATCTGCACGTCCATACGGCGTCAGGCCTGCTGCTCCAATTCGGTGGGGACCGAAGGGGCATCCCCCGGCCCGCCGCCGACGACCTCGGCCCCGCCCGCGATCCGCCACGCGCGGTGCAGCGAGAACAGGCAGATCAACACCCCGCCGACCGGAGCGGCCAGGTAGACCCAGCCCTTGCGGAGCGGCACCGTGGTCATCATCTGGCCCGACTCGAGGGTCTTCGCAACTAGCACGTAGCCGCCCCAGATCAGGGCCGCGGCCGCGAACACCGCGCAGATCAGCGCGACGAGGACCTCCAGCAGCCGCCGGGCGTCGGGCGAGAGCTTTTCGGCCAGCCAGTCGAGGCCCAGGTGCTCCCAGCGGCGGAAGCCAGCCGCGGCGGCCAGGAACGTCAGCCAGACGATCAACGCCTCGGAGACGTCTTGGGTCCAGCGGCTCGGCGAGTCGAGCACGAACCGCGACGCCACGCCCCACAGCACGACCAGCACCAGCGCGCCCATGATGAGCGACACCAGCCCCTCGAGCAGCGCCACGCCAAAGCGTCTCACAGAAGATTGCTCCTGATGGTCCAAGCTGCCCTATTCCTCCGCGATCCGCTGCATCAGCCCGCCCACCTGCGTGCCGTCGTAGCTGTGGTGCAGGTCCTGGACCTTCTCGATGAACGGCGCCAGGTCGGGCACGTGGACTGCGACGCCCTCGGCCTCGAGGGCCTGCAGGACTCGCTTGGTTTCGTCCGACCAGAGCTGCCGCTGCCGGTCGGCCGACTCGTAGGCGGCCTCCTGCAGCCACCGCTGCTCGTCGGGCGACAACGCCTGCCAGGTCTGCTCGCTCACCAGCAGCACGTCGGGCACGCGGGTGTGCTCGTTGCGGGTGAAGTGGCGGCAGACCTCGAAGTGCCGGTTGGAGTAGAAGCTCGGCAGGTTGTTCTCGGCGCCGTCGACCTGGTTGGTCTGCAGGGCGGAGTAGAGCTCGCCCCAGTCGATCGGGGTCGGCGACCCGCCGAGCGCCTCGACCATGGCCATGGCGGTCTTGCTCTGCTGCACGCGGATCTTGAGGCCGACCAGGTCGTCGGGCGAGAGGATCGCGCGGTTGACGGTGTAGAAGCTGCGGGCGCCGGCGTCGAAGTAGCACAGGCCCTTGAAGCCGACCCGCTCGCCGGCGGCGAGCAGCTCGTCGCCGATCGGGCCCTCGAGCACCTTCCAGCAGTGGTCCTCGCTGCGGAACACATAGGGCACGCCCAGCACCGCGATCTCGGGGATAAAGTTCTCCAGCGGCCCGGCGGAGGTTTTGGTCAGGTCGAGCGCGCCCTGCTGCAGCTGCTCGACGCACTCGGCCTCGCTGCCGAGCTGGCTGTTGGCGAAGATCTCGAGGCTGAGCCGGCCGCGCGACTTCTGGTCGAGCGTCTCGGCCATTTGCAGCAGCGCCTGGTGCACCGGGTGCTTCTCGTCCAGGCTGTGGGCCAGCTTCAGCACCCGCGTTGGCGAACCCCCTGGTTCATGGGCATCGTCGGCCGAGCGGAGCACCAACGCAAACGCCAGCGTCGCGCTCAGAACGCCACAGCACAGGCCAACGATAAAGAACGATGTGGCTTTGCCAAACATAGGTCGGAATCGGATTGTCCAAGAAGAGCGCCGCGGCCGCGGCGGCAGCCCCTCTACCTTAAGGCAAACCCACCCGCAGGTGTATGGGTAATCGACCCGCGACGGCGAAAGATCCGCCGCGGGCGTTCGTGGTTGCAGAGCGCGCGCCATCTAGCGCAACGCAAGTGGACAAGTGCGTGGGCTACTTCATCGGGGCCACGTCGACCGTGACCTCCATCGTGTGCCCGCCGCCGCCGACATAGACGCCCTGGATTGGGCAGACGTCGGCGTAATCGCGGCCGTGGGCGATGGTGATGTGGTCGCGGCCGGGGAGCACCGCGTTGGTGGGGTCGGCGTCGACCCAGCCGTCGGCGCCGCAGTACAACGCGAGCCACGCGTGCGAGGCGTCGGCCCCAACCAGCCGTGGCTTGCCCGGCGGCGGTATCGTCCGCAGGTAGCCGCTGACGTACCGCGCGGCGAGGCCGATCGACCTCAGGCAGGAGATTGCCACGTGGGCGAAGTCCTGGCAGACGCCCGCCCGCTGGTCGAACGCCTCGGTGACCGGGGTGCTGACCGTGGTGGCCTGGGGGTTGTACTCGAAGTCCTTGTTGATGCGGAGGTTGAGGTCCCGCAGGGCGTCGACGATCGGCCGCCCCGGCGTGAACGACTTCTCCGCGTACTGCCCCAGCCGGCGGACGAGCGGCGCCTTGGACGAGGGGAACGCGAACTGGTAGGGCCGCATCGGCGCGTCGGGCTCGGCCGCCGGGAGCGCGTCACGCACCTGCTCCCACGGCGTCCCGGGTCCCGGCTCGTCCCGCTCGTCGATCTCGATCTCGCTGGTCGCCGAGAGGGACAACCCGCGGTGCGCTTCGAGGATCGAAAAGTACTCGGTCGGGTTGCCAAAGACATCGGTCCGCTGCAGCACGTCTGACGGGTCGGGCAGGATGATCAGGCGGTAGCTCTGCCGGGTCTGGCCGCGGGTTTCGCGGGGCGACAGGTGCACCAGGTTGTGGCACACCGCCACCGGCTCGCTGTAGGCGTACTTGGTGGTGTGCGTGATGCGGTAGCGCATGGCGGGCGTAGTCGGCTAGAGCGGTGAGAGCTGCCGCGGCGTGCCGGCGTGGACCAAGTACTTGAGTGAGATCGCGTTGGACAGGCTCGGCAGGTCGCGGCTGATCTGGGCCAGCAGCTCGGCCAGCGGCTTCTGGTTGCCCATCTCGTGGGCCTCGGCAAGCGCCTCGACGTCGGCCATGCGGATGGCGTGGCTCATCGACATCACCAGCCGCTGCTCGGCCGCGGCGCCCTGCGCCTCGTCGTCGCTGCGGGGCAGCTTGCCGATGTGCCGCTCGAGCGTGTTGAGCTGGAACGCCACGCTCCGCGGGTTCGACGGGTCGGTCAGCAGCAGGTCGAGGGTCGCCACGAAACGCATGTTCGAGCGGTACCGCGAACGGTAGGTCATGATGCTGTCGGAGGTCTCGAGGAGCGCCTCGAGCATCGGCCGGACGGAGGGCTGGGTCTCGATCAGGCAGGCGGTCAGCAGCTCGACCAGCTGGGCCGCCCGCTCGAGCCGCCGGCCGATGTCCAGGAACCGGTAGAACTGCGTGCGGGTCATGCTCTCGACCACCAGGCCGCCGACGGCGGCCAGGTCGGCGATCAGCTCGTCGGTCGCGTTGATCAGGTCGGTCAGGTCCTGCGGGGCTGCGTCGGGCGCGTTGAACGCCTGGCTCACGCGCAGCAAGAGCCGCCACGCGTCCCGCGACAGGCGGTCGCGTACCTTGGTCGCCGAGTAGAACACCCGATCGACCGACGCCGTCAGCGAGCTCGGCTGCTGCGAGTTGAGCACCTGCGACGGCAGCGACCGGTCGACGTGCGGCAGCAGCTCGCGCATCTCGGCGACGGCGTAGCCCGGCTCGATCAGGCCCTCGTCGGCCAGCGCCCGCAGCAGGTAGGGCAGCTCGACAAGCTGCGTCGGGTCGTCCTCGCCGGTCAGCCGGTTGGCGACCGTGCGGACCAGGCGCGCTTTGGCGTCGGCCCGTTCGAGGTTCCGGCCCAGCCAGTAGCTGTTGTCCGCGACACGGCTGGGCAGCTCGGCGCCGAGACGCACCAACGCCACTGGCTCGTCCTCGTGAGAGAGCAGCGAGATCGGCTCGACCGGCTGATCGCTGGTGATCCAAACGTCCTTGCTCCCCTCGCCGGAAAGGATGGAGGTCTCGAGCGGCTCGGCGCTCGACGTCGTCCGGGCGAGGGCGCCCTCCATCACCTGGAAGCCGCCGTCGGGGGTCGCGGTGGCGAAAGCCCGCAACGCCACACGGCAGGTCTGCAGCCGCCCGTTACGCCAGCAGGGCGCCGAGGAACGCTGAACCCTTTCCTGGGCGATGTAGCCGCGCGGGTCGGCGCGTAGTTTTTCGATCAGCTGCTCGCGGGGCATGTCGCGGAGCTCGACCGTCAGCATGCTCTCTTCGCCCCGCTGCCGGAACGCCCGCTTGAGCAGCAGGCGGTCGACGTTCTGCGTGACGTACTCGAGCGACTCCGGCTCGCCGCACCACCAGGTCGCGACCCCCGGCAGCTTGAGCTTCTCGCCCAGCAGCGCCTGGCAGAGCCGCGGCAGGAAGGCCATGAACACGGGCGACTCGACCAGCCCGCTGCCGAGCGGGTTGGCGACCGCCAGCGACCCTTCGCGCGAGGCCTGGATCAGCCCCGCCACGCCGGCCGGCGATTCGCCGCCCAGCTCCAGCGGGTCACACTGATCGCTGTTCGGGCGGCGGATCAGCACGTCGATGGGCACCAGCCCCTCGAGCGTCTTGAGCCACAGGCGGCGTTTCCGCACGGTGAGGTCTTCGCCCTCGACCAGCACGTAGCCCAGGTACCTGGCGAGGTACGCGTCCTCAAAATAGTTCTGCTGGCCGGGGCCCTGGCTGAGGATCGCGATGCTCGGGTTGCGGACCTGCTGCGGCGCGATGGCCTGCAGGCTCTCGCGCACGCGGGCGAAGTAACCCGCCAGCCGCATCACGCGGCAGTCGCGGAACGGCTCGGGCAGCATCCGCGAGACAACGATCCGGTTCTCCAGCGCGAAACCGATTCCCGAGGGCGACTCGGTGCGGTCCGCCAGCACCCACCACGACCCGTCGGGGGAGCGGCCCAAGTCGGCCGAATACAGCTGCAGCATCTGCGAACGCGCAACCTCGGGCGACTTAAGCGGCAGCAGGTAGCCCGGGTGACCGTACAGCAGCTCGGGAGGCAGGACGCCATCGCGCACCAGCTTCTGCGGCCCGTACAGGTCCTGCAGCGCGAGCTCGAGCACCTGAGCCCGCTGGGCGAGACCTGTCGAGACCTCGGACCATTCACGCGACCCGACCAGCAGCGGGAACGGGTCGAGCATCCAGGGGCGTTGGCGGTCGTCCGCCGCGCCGTGCGGGCTGTACGCGACGCCGTTGGCATGAATCAGCCGCTGCGAACGGGCCCAGCGGCGTTTGAGCTCGAGCGTGCCGAGTCGTTCAAACTGTGCGGTAAACGCCAGCCAGTGGGCGCGGTAGCCGCCGCGGGGGTCGATTAGCTCGTCGTAGGCGCCGGCGACAGGTCGGTACCCAACCAGCGGAGAAACATCGGCGGCCTGCTGGTTGACGAGGCCACCGGGTTGAGTCTGCCGCTGGCCTTGCATCAGGTTCCGCCGCGCCGTAGATCAAGCGTGAGTGGGAACTCTGGATTGGTTTCCACAGGCGGAATTCTAACAGGGCCCGGGGTGTGGCCAAAGCTGAAAAACCGCGTCGCGCGTCGGCTTTCGGCTTCTAGGGCGTTGACTGGGAAGGTTGTAGGATTGTTGCCTCCGGGGTGGCCGATATGGTACTGGCAACCGCCCATCGAGCGGTCCATCCACGAATCGACCAGGTCGAAGACCAGCGGCCCGTGTACCGGGATCGTGGGGTGCAAACAACTTGGCGGCTGCCACGCGCGGTACCGGACACCCGCGACATACTCGTCCTCGACCCCGGTTGGGTGGAGCGGCACACGGCGGCCATTGCAGGCGAGCACGTACCGCGGATCGGTCATGCCGCTCACCCTGGCTTCCAGACGCTCAATCGACGAGTCGACGTAGCGGGCCAGCGCCCCGCCGCCCGGCTCCTCACCGAGCACGTACCACGGCTCGATCGCCCGCCGCAACTCGACGTGCACGCCGCGTTGCGTGAAGCGGCCGATCACCGGGAACCGGAACTCCCAGTGGGCCGCGAACCAGTCCCGCTTGATCGGGAACCCGAGCTGGTGCATCTCGTCGGTGACGTCCTGGAAGTCCTGCCAGATGAAGTGCGGCAGCATCCAGCGGTCGTGCAGCGTGGTGCGCCACGACACGATCGGCTCCTCGTAGGGCGTCTCCCAGAACCGCGCGACCAGCGCCCGCAGCAGCAGCTGCTGGGTCAGGCTCATGCGGGCGTGGGGCGGCATCTCGAACGCGCGGAACTCGACCAGTCCGAGGCGGCCGGTCGGGCCGTCGGGCGAGAACAGCTTGTCGATGCAGAACTCCGACCGGTGCGTGTTGCCGGTGCCGTCCACCAGCAGGTGACGGAACAGGCGGTCGACCAGCCACGGCGGGACCTCGCGGCCGGCCTGGATCTGCTCGAACGCAATCTTCAGCTCGTACAACGAGTCGGCCCGGGCCTCCTCGACCCGCGGCGCCTGGCTTGTCGGGCCGATAAACTTGCCCGAGAAGATGTACGACAACGACGGGTGGTTCTGCCAGTACGCCAGGAAGCTCTTCAGCAGGTCGGGCCGCCGCAGCCACGGGCTGTCGGCGACCGACTGGCCCCCCATCACGACGTGGTTGCCGCCGCCGGTGCCGGTGTGCGAGCCGTCCTGGTCGAACTTCTCGGTGCCGAGCCGCGTCTGCCGCGCGTCCTCGTACACGCCAGTGGTAATCTCAACCAGCTCGTCCCAGCTCTCGGCCGGGTGGACGTTGACTTCCAGCACACCGGGGTCGGGCGTGACCTTGATGTGCTGCAGCCGCGGGTCGTGGGGCGGTGTGTAGCCCTCGATCACGATCTGGGTGTCGAGCGACTCGGTTGTGTCTTCGATCGCGGTGATCAGGTCGAGGAAGACCTCGAGCCGATCGAGCGGCGGCAGGAAGATATGCAGCACGCCGCCACGGGCCTCGATGCAGAGCGCCGTGCGGATAACGTCGGCCGGGTCGTTGTAGTTGGTGTCGGCCTTAAAGACGTTTTGGGGGTTGTAGCGGTCTTCGGGGTCCTCGGGCATCTGCTCCGGGTGCGACGCGTCACCGGGGCCCCCTGCGCCGTTCCAACCGCCGCCCGAGCCGTTCGGGCCCGACCCGCCGCGGCGCCGCAGCGCGCTGAACGGGTCGGCGTGGTCGCCCTCGCCGCCGCCAGCAACGGCAAGTGCGGGCTGGGCGTGACGCCGGCGGAGCGTCTCGTAGCGGGGCAGCTCGGCGAGCGCCTCCATCGTGTCGCGTTCGAAGTAGTCGGTCGAGGTGGTCGACTTGCCCGTGTACAGCAGGCTCTGCAGCGGCAGCCGGTAGCCCATCGGCGAGTCGCCCGGGAGCAGGAACATCTCGTCCGCCCGCACCACCCACTCGCTGCTCTGCCAGCAGGGCTGCGACTCCCACCAGCGGAACTGCAGCGGCAGCGCGACGCCGACCGTGCTCGACAGCCCCTGCTCGAAGATGCGGGCGATCCGCTCGCGTTCTTCGACCTCTTCGATCTTGGAGTCACGCGGGTCGACGTTGGCCGGCAGCCGCCGCTCGCGCCAGGCGTAGTACATGGCGTCTTCGTAGGCGTCGGTGACGTGATCGGCGTTCACGCCCAAACGCTC
This window harbors:
- a CDS encoding transglutaminase family protein; its protein translation is MSIHVALHHKTTYTYSERIGLGPQVIRLRPAPHSRTPILSYSLRVQPDNHFLNWQQDPYGNYQARCVFPEPATKLSVEVDLVASLSSINPFDFFTEPAAEEFPFHYDEHTLRDLKPYMSLDAAGPRMHALLGTVDRRPRKTIDFLVELNQRLQREVGYVVRLEPGVQTCEQTLELGTGSCRDSAWLMCQVLRQIGFASRFVSGYLIQLVADQKSLDGPSGPEADFTDLHAWTEVYLPGAGWVGLDPTSGLLASEGHIPLACTPHPVSAAPITGAHDQCENVEFDFEMSVNRVHEDPRVTKPYTEEEWSEIEALGHKVDERLNQHDVRLTMGGEPTFVSIDDMDGDEWQTAAVGPNKRRLGNEMLLKLKRRFGAGGLLHFGQGKWYPGESLPRWSMQCYWRKDGEPIWKNDALFAPDGVNLGHTAADAQRFGRALAERLGVNADHVTDAYEDAMYYAWRERRLPANVDPRDSKIEEVEERERIARIFEQGLSSTVGVALPLQFRWWESQPCWQSSEWVVRADEMFLLPGDSPMGYRLPLQSLLYTGKSTTSTDYFERDTMEALAELPRYETLRRRHAQPALAVAGGGEGDHADPFSALRRRGGSGPNGSGGGWNGAGGPGDASHPEQMPEDPEDRYNPQNVFKADTNYNDPADVIRTALCIEARGGVLHIFLPPLDRLEVFLDLITAIEDTTESLDTQIVIEGYTPPHDPRLQHIKVTPDPGVLEVNVHPAESWDELVEITTGVYEDARQTRLGTEKFDQDGSHTGTGGGNHVVMGGQSVADSPWLRRPDLLKSFLAYWQNHPSLSYIFSGKFIGPTSQAPRVEEARADSLYELKIAFEQIQAGREVPPWLVDRLFRHLLVDGTGNTHRSEFCIDKLFSPDGPTGRLGLVEFRAFEMPPHARMSLTQQLLLRALVARFWETPYEEPIVSWRTTLHDRWMLPHFIWQDFQDVTDEMHQLGFPIKRDWFAAHWEFRFPVIGRFTQRGVHVELRRAIEPWYVLGEEPGGGALARYVDSSIERLEARVSGMTDPRYVLACNGRRVPLHPTGVEDEYVAGVRYRAWQPPSCLHPTIPVHGPLVFDLVDSWMDRSMGGCQYHIGHPGGNNPTTFPVNALEAESRRATRFFSFGHTPGPVRIPPVETNPEFPLTLDLRRGGT
- a CDS encoding circularly permuted type 2 ATP-grasp protein, which produces MQGQRQTQPGGLVNQQAADVSPLVGYRPVAGAYDELIDPRGGYRAHWLAFTAQFERLGTLELKRRWARSQRLIHANGVAYSPHGAADDRQRPWMLDPFPLLVGSREWSEVSTGLAQRAQVLELALQDLYGPQKLVRDGVLPPELLYGHPGYLLPLKSPEVARSQMLQLYSADLGRSPDGSWWVLADRTESPSGIGFALENRIVVSRMLPEPFRDCRVMRLAGYFARVRESLQAIAPQQVRNPSIAILSQGPGQQNYFEDAYLARYLGYVLVEGEDLTVRKRRLWLKTLEGLVPIDVLIRRPNSDQCDPLELGGESPAGVAGLIQASREGSLAVANPLGSGLVESPVFMAFLPRLCQALLGEKLKLPGVATWWCGEPESLEYVTQNVDRLLLKRAFRQRGEESMLTVELRDMPREQLIEKLRADPRGYIAQERVQRSSAPCWRNGRLQTCRVALRAFATATPDGGFQVMEGALARTTSSAEPLETSILSGEGSKDVWITSDQPVEPISLLSHEDEPVALVRLGAELPSRVADNSYWLGRNLERADAKARLVRTVANRLTGEDDPTQLVELPYLLRALADEGLIEPGYAVAEMRELLPHVDRSLPSQVLNSQQPSSLTASVDRVFYSATKVRDRLSRDAWRLLLRVSQAFNAPDAAPQDLTDLINATDELIADLAAVGGLVVESMTRTQFYRFLDIGRRLERAAQLVELLTACLIETQPSVRPMLEALLETSDSIMTYRSRYRSNMRFVATLDLLLTDPSNPRSVAFQLNTLERHIGKLPRSDDEAQGAAAEQRLVMSMSHAIRMADVEALAEAHEMGNQKPLAELLAQISRDLPSLSNAISLKYLVHAGTPRQLSPL
- a CDS encoding TRAP transporter large permease, yielding MDVQIIIIVVAFFAMLLMNVPVAIAIGGAAFMAILSLGDVSTGYIVAQKMSAGIAKFSLLAIPFFVLAGQLMGEGGMARRLIDFASVLVGHLQGGLAYVCTLTCMLFGAISGSATAAVSSVGGMMLPEMQRNGYDRDTSVALTTTAATTGLMIPPSNVMIVFAVVAGDVSVASLFLAGIGPGILTGLLLMLACWITGFRGDEHEGVRASLDDIIRAAWAAFPSLLLIVIVMGGILGGVFSPTEAAAIAVLYAFLLTFVIYREAPLSALPQMLLKAGITTSVIFLLIGASQAMSWVLVYQNIPQTISATMLSLSDNPLVILLIINLVLLVVGAFMDMTPAVLIFTPIFLPVVTELGMDPVHFGIMIIVNLCIGLCTPPVGTCLFIGCGVGQTTIAKVARPMIPFFIAMVVALLIITYVPQLSLWLPEVLGP
- a CDS encoding TRAP transporter substrate-binding protein, with product MFGKATSFFIVGLCCGVLSATLAFALVLRSADDAHEPGGSPTRVLKLAHSLDEKHPVHQALLQMAETLDQKSRGRLSLEIFANSQLGSEAECVEQLQQGALDLTKTSAGPLENFIPEIAVLGVPYVFRSEDHCWKVLEGPIGDELLAAGERVGFKGLCYFDAGARSFYTVNRAILSPDDLVGLKIRVQQSKTAMAMVEALGGSPTPIDWGELYSALQTNQVDGAENNLPSFYSNRHFEVCRHFTRNEHTRVPDVLLVSEQTWQALSPDEQRWLQEAAYESADRQRQLWSDETKRVLQALEAEGVAVHVPDLAPFIEKVQDLHHSYDGTQVGGLMQRIAEE
- a CDS encoding transglutaminase family protein, producing MRYRITHTTKYAYSEPVAVCHNLVHLSPRETRGQTRQSYRLIILPDPSDVLQRTDVFGNPTEYFSILEAHRGLSLSATSEIEIDERDEPGPGTPWEQVRDALPAAEPDAPMRPYQFAFPSSKAPLVRRLGQYAEKSFTPGRPIVDALRDLNLRINKDFEYNPQATTVSTPVTEAFDQRAGVCQDFAHVAISCLRSIGLAARYVSGYLRTIPPPGKPRLVGADASHAWLALYCGADGWVDADPTNAVLPGRDHITIAHGRDYADVCPIQGVYVGGGGHTMEVTVDVAPMK
- a CDS encoding tetratricopeptide repeat protein, producing MRFIDALTQHPEIPIFGRVEGLEPDTDDIRDWEFDPIDAAVLRESEISDFFVVKAKHVLPGGTIQDCYLDLCLPERISDYAYFLRDGEIEFRYHHECDGDVVCGVPIDCFGVYELFYSRIAPDVGINILRNGLNLSPHRQYIAEDLGYILRDERRFAEAAEAFQIAADGQPSSYFIYGELAGCYDELGDTERAAKYQSLFASHE
- a CDS encoding TRAP transporter small permease, which encodes MRRFGVALLEGLVSLIMGALVLVVLWGVASRFVLDSPSRWTQDVSEALIVWLTFLAAAAGFRRWEHLGLDWLAEKLSPDARRLLEVLVALICAVFAAAALIWGGYVLVAKTLESGQMMTTVPLRKGWVYLAAPVGGVLICLFSLHRAWRIAGGAEVVGGGPGDAPSVPTELEQQA